One Helianthus annuus cultivar XRQ/B chromosome 12, HanXRQr2.0-SUNRISE, whole genome shotgun sequence genomic region harbors:
- the LOC110895766 gene encoding 11S globulin subunit beta has translation MRSATGLVPLGLCLLLLFHGSLAQIPFQRQPQSPRLSGRSDCQFQQITAREPNRRQVSEAGVSEFWDSFEGDELECAGVQVVRHIINPRGLLLPYYPNTPELVYVVRGQGLQGTVLPGCVETFETSEGGREQFFDKHQKVYRYREGDILALPAGAVHWTYNEGDTPLVVVALRDTSNVANQLDRNFKKFFLAGNPQSQEQQGEPWGQSQRPRGRHGQSQRPGWETGRHGQSQRPGWETRPRQSQRPGWETGRHGQTQRPSWETGRTGQSQRPGWETGRPEQQRQRQGQTQRPSWETRRSGQTQRPSWETGRPGQSQRPSWETGRQQQQPWWETSRHGQSQRPSWEREEQEWEQYHPGQQRAGGRHQGGKYQQEQEGYNMLAGFDDEILQQVYDIEYDIVMQLKGLNDDRGLIVLAEDFQVLIPEEQEQYFSSRGNGIEQTICSTQLRANIASPAIADVYNPRGGRISTLNSHKLPVLESFQLSAERGVLYKNAVLAPHYNLNAHSIMYIISGSSRLQIVRNDGSQVFDDWVQEGQLIVVPQDFAVIKKAGEEGCEWVAFKTNDNAMTTQLAGRFSYIRALPEEVLMNSYSISREDAKILKYSRKEGVVLSPGSGSISPIKKAENVVLKALFG, from the exons ATGAGGTCTGCCACTGGACTCGTCCCTCTGGGACTTTGCTTGCTACTGCTCTTTCATGGCTCGTTGGCTCAGATCCCATTCCAACGTCAGCCGCAGTCACCCCGTTTAAGTGGACGGTCCGACTGCCAGTTTCAACAGATCACCGCTAGAGAACCCAACCGACGTCAGGTTTCTGAGGCCGGGGTTTCTGAGTTCTGGGACTCCTTCGAGGGCGACGAACTAGAATGCGCCGGTGTGCAAGTAGTTCGTCATATAATTAACCCTAGAGGCCTTCTGTTGCCTTACTACCCTAACACACCTGAACTCGTCTATGTTGTACGAG GTCAAGGTCTTCAGGGAACAGTGCTTCCCGGATGCGTGGAAACGTTTGAGACATCAGAGGGTGGAAGGGAACAGTTTTTTGACAAGCATCAGAAGGTTTACAGATACAGGGAAGGTGATATATTGGCATTGCCTGCTGGCGCAGTTCATTGGACCTATAACGAAGGTGACACACCTTTGGTGGTTGTTGCTCTTCGTGACACCAGCAATGTGGCCAACCAGCTTGATCGTAACTTTAAG AAATTCTTTTTGGCTGGAAACCCACAAAGCCAGGAGCAACAAGGAGAACCTTGGGGACAATCACAACGACCAAGAGGCCGCCACGGACAATCACAGAGACCAGGATGGGAAACAGGCCGCCATGGACAATCACAAAGACCAGGATGGGAGACACGCCCCAGACAATCACAAAGACCAGGATGGGAGACGGGCCGCCATGGACAAACGCAGCGTCCATCGTGGGAAACGGGTCGCACTGGACAATCCCAGAGACCAGGATGGGAGACCGGCCGTCCCGAACAACAACGACAGAGACAAGGCCAGACACAACGTCCATCATGGGAGACTCGCCGCTCTGGCCAGACCCAACGTCCATCATGGGAGACGGGCCGCCCTGGACAATCACAACGACCATCATGGGAGACGGGCCGCCAGCAGCAACAACCATGGTGGGAGACAAGCCGCCACGGACAGTCGCAACGACCATCATGGGAGCGAGAAGAACAAGAATGGGAACAGTATCATCCTGGCCAGCAACGAGCAGGTGGCAGACATCAGGGCGGCAAATACCAACAAGAACAAGAAGGTTATAACATGCTTGCCGGTTTTGATGACGAAATTCTCCAACAAGTTTACGATATCGAATACGACATCGTGATGCAGCTAAAAGGATTAAACGATGATCGTGGTTTAATCGTTCTAGCTGAAGATTTCCAAGTTTTGATCCCAGAAGAACAAGAACAATATTTCTCATCACGTGGCAACGGCATAGAGCAAACAATATGCTCCACCCAGTTGAGGGCCAACATTGCCAGCCCAGCTATTGCTGACGTGTACAACCCACGTGGCGGCCGCATCAGCACTCTCAACAGTCATAAGCTCCCAGTACTCGAGTCGTTCCAACTTAGCGCTGAGAGAGGAGTCCTGTACAAG AATGCTGTGCTTGCACCACACTACAACTTGAACGCCCATAGCATAATGTACATCATAAGCGGTAGCAGCCGTCTCCAGATTGTGCGAAACGATGGGTCACAGGTGTTTGATGACTGGGTACAAGAGGGTCAGCTGATTGTGGTTCCACAGGACTTTGCAGTGATCAAGAAAGCCGGGGAAGAAGGATGCGAATGGGTGGCGTTCAAGACCAACGACAACGCGATGACAACGCAGTTGGCCGGACGTTTCTCGTACATCCGTGCGCTCCCAGAGGAAGTGTTGATGAACTCATACAGCATCTCACGAGAAGATGCTAAGATCCTCAAGTATAGCCGGAAGGAAGGTGTGGTTTTGAGCCCAGGGTCCGGGTCTATCTCACCCATAAAAAAGGCCGAGAATGTTGTGTTAAAAGCTCTTTTTGGTTAG